The following coding sequences are from one Vulpes vulpes isolate BD-2025 chromosome 12, VulVul3, whole genome shotgun sequence window:
- the LEPROT gene encoding leptin receptor gene-related protein isoform X3 produces the protein MCQQKCTVERNEALVALSFSGAIGLTFLMLGCALEDYGVYWPLFVLIFHAISPIPHFIAKRATYDSDATSSACRELAYFFTTGIVVSAFGFPVILARVSVIKWGACGLVLAGNAVIFLTIQGFFLVFGRGDDFSWEQW, from the exons ATGTGTCAGCAGAAGTGTACAGTGGAAAGAAATGAAG ctCTTGTGGCATTATCCTTCAGTGGGGCTATTGGGCTGACTTTCCTCATGCTGGGATGTGCCTTAGAGGATTATGG CGTTTACTGGCCTCTGTTTGTCCTGATATTTCACGCCATCTCTCCCATTCCCCATTTCATTGCCAAAAGAGCAACATATGACTCTGACGCAACAAGTAGTGCCTGTCGGGAGCTGGCATATTTTTTCACTACTGGAATTGTTGTTTCTGCCTTTGGATTTCCTGTTATTCTTGCCCGTGTGTCTGTG ATCAAATGGGGAGCCTGTGGCCTTGTGCTGGCAGGCAATGCAGTCATTTTCCTTACAATTCAAGGTTTTTTCCTTGTATTTGGAAGAGGAGATGATTTTAGCTGGGAGCAGTGGTAG
- the LEPROT gene encoding leptin receptor gene-related protein isoform X2 translates to MRWQRRERLLEGSCYSALVALSFSGAIGLTFLMLGCALEDYGVYWPLFVLIFHAISPIPHFIAKRATYDSDATSSACRELAYFFTTGIVVSAFGFPVILARVSVIKWGACGLVLAGNAVIFLTIQGFFLVFGRGDDFSWEQW, encoded by the exons ATGAGATGGCAGCGGCGGGAGAGGCTATTGGAAGGTTCCTGTTATTCTG ctCTTGTGGCATTATCCTTCAGTGGGGCTATTGGGCTGACTTTCCTCATGCTGGGATGTGCCTTAGAGGATTATGG CGTTTACTGGCCTCTGTTTGTCCTGATATTTCACGCCATCTCTCCCATTCCCCATTTCATTGCCAAAAGAGCAACATATGACTCTGACGCAACAAGTAGTGCCTGTCGGGAGCTGGCATATTTTTTCACTACTGGAATTGTTGTTTCTGCCTTTGGATTTCCTGTTATTCTTGCCCGTGTGTCTGTG ATCAAATGGGGAGCCTGTGGCCTTGTGCTGGCAGGCAATGCAGTCATTTTCCTTACAATTCAAGGTTTTTTCCTTGTATTTGGAAGAGGAGATGATTTTAGCTGGGAGCAGTGGTAG
- the LEPROT gene encoding leptin receptor gene-related protein isoform X1 codes for MAGVKALQFPVSSGAAIVSSLLGLGALNPPALVALSFSGAIGLTFLMLGCALEDYGVYWPLFVLIFHAISPIPHFIAKRATYDSDATSSACRELAYFFTTGIVVSAFGFPVILARVSVIKWGACGLVLAGNAVIFLTIQGFFLVFGRGDDFSWEQW; via the exons ATGGCGGGTGTTAAAG CTCTGCAGTTTCCCGTTTCCTCCGGAGCAGCCATTGTCTCGAGTCTCCTCGGCCTCGGGGCTCTGAATCCTCCGG ctCTTGTGGCATTATCCTTCAGTGGGGCTATTGGGCTGACTTTCCTCATGCTGGGATGTGCCTTAGAGGATTATGG CGTTTACTGGCCTCTGTTTGTCCTGATATTTCACGCCATCTCTCCCATTCCCCATTTCATTGCCAAAAGAGCAACATATGACTCTGACGCAACAAGTAGTGCCTGTCGGGAGCTGGCATATTTTTTCACTACTGGAATTGTTGTTTCTGCCTTTGGATTTCCTGTTATTCTTGCCCGTGTGTCTGTG ATCAAATGGGGAGCCTGTGGCCTTGTGCTGGCAGGCAATGCAGTCATTTTCCTTACAATTCAAGGTTTTTTCCTTGTATTTGGAAGAGGAGATGATTTTAGCTGGGAGCAGTGGTAG
- the LEPROT gene encoding leptin receptor gene-related protein isoform X4, giving the protein MAGVKALVALSFSGAIGLTFLMLGCALEDYGVYWPLFVLIFHAISPIPHFIAKRATYDSDATSSACRELAYFFTTGIVVSAFGFPVILARVSVIKWGACGLVLAGNAVIFLTIQGFFLVFGRGDDFSWEQW; this is encoded by the exons ATGGCGGGTGTTAAAG ctCTTGTGGCATTATCCTTCAGTGGGGCTATTGGGCTGACTTTCCTCATGCTGGGATGTGCCTTAGAGGATTATGG CGTTTACTGGCCTCTGTTTGTCCTGATATTTCACGCCATCTCTCCCATTCCCCATTTCATTGCCAAAAGAGCAACATATGACTCTGACGCAACAAGTAGTGCCTGTCGGGAGCTGGCATATTTTTTCACTACTGGAATTGTTGTTTCTGCCTTTGGATTTCCTGTTATTCTTGCCCGTGTGTCTGTG ATCAAATGGGGAGCCTGTGGCCTTGTGCTGGCAGGCAATGCAGTCATTTTCCTTACAATTCAAGGTTTTTTCCTTGTATTTGGAAGAGGAGATGATTTTAGCTGGGAGCAGTGGTAG